Proteins found in one Balneola sp. genomic segment:
- a CDS encoding anhydro-N-acetylmuramic acid kinase, whose product MNNYLAKLWEISRKSERLILGLMSGTSLDGLDICLCKASGSGSEISIEVSEFTTVAYTDKLRNRILGVQSKNQINTRELTLLNTELALVYSNYVLEALGKWGIKTEEIDMIASHGQTVYHAPEQEKGGMNATLQIADGDHIAQKTGIITVSDFRQKHTAAGGQGAPLAGIFDEVLFREEAKNRMLLNLGGIANFTWLPSKKSGKSTLTGDIGPANTLINEAMQKYYNKPYDDGGEVAESGTVNTELVRYVLLEPYFRKSFPKTTGQEDFQLEFIENLMEGHGIELSKENLVASLTAITSQSITRAFDEILGENERADCFVSGGGLHNKTLMKDLKKRNQNISFMNFDELGIPSDAKEAAMMGFFANELIAGEGFPIPGVTEEKIHFGKISLPH is encoded by the coding sequence ATGAATAATTATTTGGCAAAACTGTGGGAAATTTCCCGGAAATCAGAACGACTCATTTTGGGGTTGATGTCTGGTACTTCTCTTGACGGGCTCGATATCTGCCTTTGCAAAGCCTCCGGTTCGGGAAGTGAAATATCCATCGAAGTATCTGAATTTACTACAGTGGCGTACACGGACAAGTTGAGAAATAGAATTCTTGGTGTTCAATCCAAAAATCAGATCAACACCAGAGAGCTTACTCTGCTGAATACGGAGCTTGCTTTGGTTTACAGTAATTATGTGCTTGAAGCTTTGGGGAAATGGGGTATTAAGACCGAAGAAATTGATATGATTGCGAGCCACGGCCAAACGGTCTATCATGCTCCTGAGCAAGAAAAAGGAGGTATGAATGCGACGCTTCAAATCGCAGATGGAGATCATATAGCTCAGAAAACGGGAATCATCACAGTCTCGGACTTCCGCCAAAAGCATACGGCCGCAGGCGGACAAGGAGCTCCACTTGCAGGCATTTTTGATGAGGTTTTATTTCGGGAAGAAGCTAAAAACAGAATGCTGCTGAACCTGGGTGGGATTGCTAATTTTACCTGGTTGCCTTCAAAGAAAAGCGGAAAGTCTACGCTGACAGGAGATATCGGACCGGCCAACACGCTCATTAACGAAGCGATGCAGAAGTATTACAATAAGCCCTATGATGATGGAGGGGAAGTGGCAGAATCGGGAACCGTCAATACTGAATTGGTTCGTTATGTGTTGTTGGAACCTTATTTCAGAAAGTCATTCCCCAAAACTACCGGACAAGAAGATTTCCAGCTTGAGTTCATCGAGAACCTGATGGAAGGCCACGGGATTGAGCTCTCAAAGGAAAATTTAGTAGCCTCACTGACAGCCATTACTTCACAAAGTATTACCCGTGCTTTTGATGAGATTCTGGGTGAAAATGAACGAGCAGATTGTTTTGTAAGCGGAGGTGGCCTTCACAATAAAACCCTGATGAAAGATTTGAAAAAGCGAAATCAAAACATTTCATTTATGAACTTTGATGAGCTTGGAATTCCTTCTGATGCCAAAGAAGCGGCTATGATGGGCTTTTTTGCAAATGAATTGATTGCCGGAGAAGGATTTCCAATTCCTGGTGTTACAGAAGAAAAAATTCACTTTGGAAAAATTAGTTTACCACACTAA
- a CDS encoding aspartate aminotransferase family protein: MDKAQQLEKQYHFQVYNRLPVTLSHGKGALVWDTDGNEYLDAFGGLAVNNLGHAHPKVVAAIKEQADKMLHASNFFYNEPQSLLAEKLAKLSGLDRVFFCNSGVESMEACVKLARKWGKKHGKTGNVITLSEGFHGRSVTTIAMGMQSYREGFDPMPTGFEQVPFNDFETLKAVANKDTIAIGFETIQGSGGVNVIDAEFLHKTRQLCDELNILMIIDEVQCGIGRSGKFYAYQHFDVKPDIVATAKALAGGIPIGAIMAKEDVASALGFGDHGTTFGGNPFSCHVANAALDAIEEEGLVEQAAEKGAFMMNLLKEKVGNHPSVKDIRGLGLMLGVELDRPARPVIDKMFEHNILGNAAHGTVVRFLPPLVITNEQIKRIVDELAWALEETQG; the protein is encoded by the coding sequence ATGGACAAAGCTCAGCAGCTCGAAAAGCAATATCACTTTCAGGTATATAACCGCCTGCCCGTCACTCTTTCACATGGTAAAGGAGCCCTTGTTTGGGATACCGATGGCAATGAATATCTGGACGCTTTTGGAGGTCTTGCCGTAAACAATCTGGGTCATGCTCACCCAAAAGTTGTTGCTGCAATCAAAGAGCAAGCCGATAAGATGCTTCATGCATCCAATTTCTTTTATAATGAACCCCAAAGTTTACTGGCTGAGAAACTGGCTAAGTTATCGGGGTTAGACCGGGTTTTCTTTTGCAACAGTGGTGTTGAATCGATGGAAGCCTGCGTAAAATTGGCTCGTAAGTGGGGTAAAAAGCACGGAAAGACCGGAAATGTCATTACTCTCAGTGAAGGCTTTCACGGACGTTCTGTTACAACCATAGCAATGGGTATGCAAAGCTACCGCGAGGGATTTGACCCTATGCCTACCGGTTTCGAGCAGGTTCCTTTTAATGATTTTGAAACATTGAAGGCTGTTGCTAATAAAGACACCATCGCTATTGGATTTGAAACCATTCAGGGTTCCGGCGGAGTGAATGTAATTGATGCCGAGTTTCTACATAAAACCCGTCAGCTTTGTGATGAGCTCAATATCCTGATGATAATAGACGAAGTTCAATGTGGAATTGGTCGCTCCGGTAAGTTTTATGCCTACCAGCATTTTGATGTGAAGCCGGATATTGTAGCAACCGCCAAAGCTTTAGCCGGAGGAATTCCCATTGGAGCCATTATGGCTAAAGAAGATGTCGCCTCAGCGTTAGGGTTTGGAGATCATGGCACTACATTTGGAGGAAACCCTTTTTCCTGCCATGTCGCTAATGCGGCTTTGGATGCTATCGAAGAAGAAGGACTTGTAGAGCAAGCTGCCGAGAAAGGAGCTTTCATGATGAACTTGCTCAAAGAGAAAGTTGGCAACCACCCATCTGTAAAAGACATTCGCGGACTTGGTTTGATGTTAGGCGTAGAGCTCGACCGCCCGGCCAGACCTGTAATCGATAAAATGTTTGAGCATAACATCCTCGGGAATGCCGCACATGGAACTGTAGTGCGATTTTTACCGCCACTCGTCATTACCAATGAACAAATTAAGCGCATAGTTGATGAGTTGGCCTGGGCGCTGGAAGAGACTCAAGGATAG